The Sphingobacteriales bacterium nucleotide sequence ATGCGGACCTTTCGGAACAGTAAAAGAACAATCATCAGGATTGTATGCCAACGAATTGGCAACAAGAGGATTTATAGTATTGGCTTTCGACCCTTCTTATACTGGAGAAAGCAGCGGGGAACCAAGAAACATTGCATCGCCCGACATTAGTACAGAAGATTTTAGTGCTGCCGTAGATTTTATTGGATTACAAAATGAAGTCGATAGAAATAAAATCGGAATTATCGGAATTTGTGGTTTTGGAGGTTTCGCCTTAAATGCTACCGCTGTAGATAAACGCGTAAAAGCCGTTGCTACTACCAGTATGTATGACATTTCACGTGTGAATGCCGAGGGCTATTTCGGTTCGATGACACCCGAACAACGCACAAAAATTCTGGAAGAAATGAGCTTGCAACGTTGGGAAGATGCAAAAAACGGTACACCAAAATATCCGGAAAATGGATTAGGGCAGACCAATGAAAAATCACCACAATTTGTAAGGGAATATTATGATTATTACAAAACAGATAGAGGTTTTCACGAACGTTCATTAAACTCCAATGGAGCTTGGACTGCCACTAATGCAATGTCCTTTATGAATATGCCATTGCTGACCTATATCAAAGAAATAGCACCAAGACCAATACTGTTAATTGCAGGCGAAAATGCACATTCACGATATATGAGCGAGGACACCTATAAAAACGCAACCGAGCCAAAGGAGCTACTGATTATTCCTAATGCTGTCCACGTAGATTTATACGATAAAATGAATAAAATTCCTTTTGATAAATTAGAATCTTTCTTTAAAGAGAATTTGAAGTAAAATTTAATACTTAAATATTGTCACTAATGCACGAATAAAAATAATTCATGTATTCGTGGCAAAATAAAAAATGAAAATTTAAATTTGAATACGGCTTCGCTATATAATTTTTAAACCTAAAAAAACTTACCTTATTCAAAATGAAATATTTCCTCACTTAATTTTGTTCATTTTTCTTAATATCTTTTTCTCAAGCTCAAAAAACATTGAAATACAGCGACCACGAATCGCCAAATGAAATGAGAACTTTGTTCTTGAAAAATGTTTTTTTCCTGCGATTGAAAAAGAGTCAAAAGGACGAATAAAGACCGATGCGTATTGGAATGGTGAACTTTCTATTTCTTATGATGCTTTAAAGAAAATTGGCGAAGGCGATACGATTGATATAACAACAATTGTTCCAGAATATGCAGCAAAAGAGTTGCCTCGTCTGCAAATTTTTAAAAGTTTTTTGGTAGGACCAAGTGGCAAAAAACAAGTATCATTCTTTAGAAAAATGTTTGAAACAGTTCCTGAATTCACAACAGAACTTCAGCAAAACAATGTGGTTCCGATATTTCTTTCCACAGGATATGGCGTTGGTTTTTTCAGTAAAAATCAAATCGACTCACTATCGGATTTAAAAAATAAAACTTGGCGAACTGCAAGTTTTTGGCATAGAGATTATCTTAAAAAATTTGGTTCCATACCTGTTTCAATTCCCTGGGGACCAGAAGTATATAAAGCATTTGAAGAAAACAGATTAGATGGTTTAATGGTAAACATAGATGGTGCTTATCAATTAAAAGTGTATGAACAAGCTCCGTATCTTCTGACATCAAAAAAGCTCTGGTTAGGACATCTTTATATTGTATCCATCAACAAAAATATTTGGGAAAGGTTAGAGCAAATAGATAAAGATGCCATACTAAGAGCTGCTGCGAAGTCCTATAAAAAATTGGGCAAAATAATGGATGAAAGCTACAAGGAACAATTAGTAAAATTGGCAGAAAAAGGTGTAAAATATAGAGTACTTTCAAAGAAAGAAGTAAAGGATTTTGAGAACAATATTCAATACAATTTGATACAACAAGATTGGATAAAAGAACAAGAATTAAAAAGTGTAAATGATTTGAATAGCATTTTAGAAAAAATGAAAAACATGTTAAGAAAATAGTTGAAATTAGACGCTAACAATTTTGTAAGCTATTTATATTTTCCACGAATATACAAATTTAATTCAATCAAATAGTTGAGCTTATTCAATTTTATATTCTTTTACCAATTCAAAATAGGCTGCGTTTCTTTTTGAATTATAGGTATCAAAAATTAACAGTATTAATACTAATAAAATAAACGCAATAGAAAATCCTTTCCAATAGTAGCTTTTTGTAAATACAGTTATCCAAATAAGTATAGTTGTGATAGTAGCAAATGCAATAAAAGCATAACGAAAGGTAACGTTCATTACCTTTTCCATTCTTATAATTTCTGATTCTTTCAATACAAGTTCTGTTTCCGATTGTCTTGTTGATAATTGTGCAATCTTTTGATTGTTGAATTTTAAAGCAGAGAAACCACCTACGACTAAAATAATACCAACGATAAACAAACCTGTGCCAAAACCTTTTGATATGGGATTTTCAAAAAATTTCAACCAAAGTAAAAGTCCAACTAATAGAAAAATGATTCCTATTGAAACAAAATAAGGTACTCCTAATTTCTCTCCATTATAATATTGATAGATATGTTGTAACATGGTTATATTTTTTTAGTTTCAAATTTAATTAATTTGCTTCAAATACACCTATGATTTTTATTAATACATTCGTGTCATTATTATATTAAATCAATCAGATAAAAATAACTTATTTATATTTGAAATAAGAAAGCAACAAATGAATAATGATAACAACAAAATATTTTTAGTTACTGGTGGCACATCTGGCGTAGGAAAAGCAACTGCCATTAGCTTAGTGCAACAAAATAATAAAGTTGTTATTATTGGTCGCAATGCACAAAATTGCGAAGCAACAATAGAAGAAATTGCACGACGAACAGGCAACAATAAAACAGAATATTTATTGGCAGATTTATCCTTAAAAACTTCTGTAAAAAAGGTTGCTGAAGATTTTAAAAACAAATACGACAATTTACATGTACTAGCCAATTGCGTAGGTGCTATGTTTTCAGAAATGCAATTTACTACCGAAAATATAGAAAGCAGTTTTGCTATCAACTACATGAGTCATTTTTGGCTAACCACCAACTTGTTAGATATTTTAAAAGCTAATCATCCTGCTCGCATTATTACCATTGGTGGCAATGCGCTATTTTTAAAAAATGCCAAATTAGATTTCGACAACCTACAATACACCAATAATTTCAATGGATTAAAAGCAGCAGCAAATGCCATGTATGCTAGATTATTTTTCACATTAGAATTAGCAAAAAGATTAGAAGGCACTAAGCTTACTGCTAATATCTTTAACTCTGGTCCAATTAAATCTAATCTAATGGCAAATGCACCATGGTATTTAAAAATAGCAACAAAATTATTCAAACCATCCGAAAAAGATGTTTGCGATATTGCAAGTTATTTAGCAACAACACATGAAGTAGAAAATGTATCTGGTTTATTTTTTAAAGAAGATAAAAAGATGATTTCATTTAACGAAAAATTGGACAGTAACATTGGAAATAGATTATGGGAAATGAGTGAGCAGTTATAAATTTGAACTGC carries:
- a CDS encoding alpha/beta hydrolase, with the protein product MKHIITTLALVFFFMGTTFSQAQQSKSKESNKMENIDHYTFQLNEKVTRKKVNFKNRYGIILVGDLYTPKNIGEQKLPALVICGPFGTVKEQSSGLYANELATRGFIVLAFDPSYTGESSGEPRNIASPDISTEDFSAAVDFIGLQNEVDRNKIGIIGICGFGGFALNATAVDKRVKAVATTSMYDISRVNAEGYFGSMTPEQRTKILEEMSLQRWEDAKNGTPKYPENGLGQTNEKSPQFVREYYDYYKTDRGFHERSLNSNGAWTATNAMSFMNMPLLTYIKEIAPRPILLIAGENAHSRYMSEDTYKNATEPKELLIIPNAVHVDLYDKMNKIPFDKLESFFKENLK
- the dctP gene encoding TRAP transporter substrate-binding protein DctP; the encoded protein is MEKESKGRIKTDAYWNGELSISYDALKKIGEGDTIDITTIVPEYAAKELPRLQIFKSFLVGPSGKKQVSFFRKMFETVPEFTTELQQNNVVPIFLSTGYGVGFFSKNQIDSLSDLKNKTWRTASFWHRDYLKKFGSIPVSIPWGPEVYKAFEENRLDGLMVNIDGAYQLKVYEQAPYLLTSKKLWLGHLYIVSINKNIWERLEQIDKDAILRAAAKSYKKLGKIMDESYKEQLVKLAEKGVKYRVLSKKEVKDFENNIQYNLIQQDWIKEQELKSVNDLNSILEKMKNMLRK
- a CDS encoding SDR family NAD(P)-dependent oxidoreductase; protein product: MNNDNNKIFLVTGGTSGVGKATAISLVQQNNKVVIIGRNAQNCEATIEEIARRTGNNKTEYLLADLSLKTSVKKVAEDFKNKYDNLHVLANCVGAMFSEMQFTTENIESSFAINYMSHFWLTTNLLDILKANHPARIITIGGNALFLKNAKLDFDNLQYTNNFNGLKAAANAMYARLFFTLELAKRLEGTKLTANIFNSGPIKSNLMANAPWYLKIATKLFKPSEKDVCDIASYLATTHEVENVSGLFFKEDKKMISFNEKLDSNIGNRLWEMSEQL